The genomic region AAAATCCGGAACGATGGGGTTAAAGATGCAGAGGCCAAAGCTTCAGCCATCATCGACGAGGCCGAGTTAAAAGCGCAGGCTATTGTTGCTCGTGCAAAGGATGAGGCATCCCAGATTACAGAAAAGGCGAGGGAGGAAGCGCAAAAATCGGAACAAGCGGGCCGGGAGATTCTCAAACAGGCAGGCCGGGATCTCATCTTGAATCTCCAGGCAAGAATAATTGATCTTTTCAACATCATCGTCAAGGAAGAGGTCTCCGCCGCAATGGATGATAAAATTATGGGTGAAACCATTGTCAGGCTAATCGGATCCTGGAAGGAAGATATTTCCAATCTTCAGATTGTACTTGGCGTACGTGATTATCAGGATTTGGAGATGCATCTCAGGGAAAAGCTCGCCCAGGAAATTCAAAAGGGTCTTGAAATACACCCTTCCCCAACTCTTGAGTCAGGCTTTTTTGTTGCAGTGAAAAATG from Deltaproteobacteria bacterium harbors:
- a CDS encoding V-type ATP synthase subunit E, which codes for MEIHVKELIEKIRNDGVKDAEAKASAIIDEAELKAQAIVARAKDEASQITEKAREEAQKSEQAGREILKQAGRDLILNLQARIIDLFNIIVKEEVSAAMDDKIMGETIVRLIGSWKEDISNLQIVLGVRDYQDLEMHLREKLAQEIQKGLEIHPSPTLESGFFVAVKNGSAYHNFSAEGMAAVLSESLNPRLSALLSEGLKDKPEG